Proteins encoded in a region of the Pieris napi chromosome 5, ilPieNapi1.2, whole genome shotgun sequence genome:
- the LOC125049695 gene encoding carbonic anhydrase 1-like encodes MKGLTDCAGEITSVTGFSPVGGHVPTPMYIQQNESSWPGGFCKVGGKRQSPIDIQSKNVIIDFEKQFIKYGKLKYKGYEAVLLTGINNGHTVQFSTEGDNSMHPTLTGGPLKHDYRLEQLHFHWLSEHAVNGAKFPMEIHFVHVRSDLKVSEALNKRDGLAIVSVFCNVKTELKSEEADTSEELMLHIPLLMKTANRISGVLMDLEKLIPVKESYYSYLGSLTSPECNEVVVWIIYDKPIHISDALYRVFGNVGVGRHNYRSLQRLSHHLVFQPPPALVATPVAVQMFSDAVKVIRNFFKNITSFVSRGLH; translated from the exons ATGAAGGGGTTGACAGATTGCGCTGGTGAAATAACGTCTGTCACAGGTTTTTCACCAGTGGGTGGTCACGTCCCGACTCCGATGTATATTCAGCAaa ATGAAAGTTCATGGCCAGGGGGCTTTTGCAAAGTAGGGGGCAAGCGGCAGTCACCTATCGACATACAGTCCAAAAATGTAATCATTGACTtcgaaaaacaatttattaaatacggcaaactgaaatacaaggGCTATGAAGCTGTTTTATTGACAGGAATCAATAATGGGCATACCG TTCAATTTAGTACCGAGGGTGACAATTCGATGCACCCGACTCTCACCGGAGGTCCTTTGAAACACGACTATCGTCTGGAGCAGCTCCACTTCCACTGGCTATCCGAGCATGCTGTCAACGGAGCCAA GTTTCCTATGGAGATTCATTTCGTCCACGTGAGATCTGATTTAAAAGTATCAGAGGCACTCAACAAACGAGATGGACTTGCTATAGTCTCCGTGTTTTGCAAT GTTAAGACAGAGCTCAAGTCTGAGGAAGCAGACACATCGGAGGAACTGATGCTGCATATTCCTTTATTGATGAAGACTGCAAATCGCATCAGCGGTGTACTTATGGATCTGGA AAAACTCATCCCTGTGAAGGAATCTTATTATTCGTATTTGGGCTCACTGACCTCACCAGAGTGCAATGAAGTAGTCGTTTGGATTATATATGATAAACCCATACATATTTCTGACGCCTTG TATAGAGTTTTCGGCAACGTAGGCGTAGGAAGACACAACTACAGAAGTCTCCAGCGCCTGTCTCACCATCTGGTCTTTCAGCCACCACCGGCACTGGTCGCCACGCCGGTCGCCGTGCAAATGTTTAGCGATGCTGTCAAAGTTATACGGaacttctttaaaaatattacgag TTTCGTATCAAGAGGCCTGCATTAG